In a genomic window of Nitrosarchaeum sp.:
- the mvk gene encoding mevalonate kinase translates to MISKASAPGKVILFGEHFVVYGIKAILCAIDKRVIVTAERIPENKIIIKSNIGELEVSPNKSMNEISSPLKPFVYLANKMIKKHNQSEGIKIYVKSEIPTGVGLGSSSACCVAGAAAISKLFEKTNKDKILELAIEAERTIFQNTSGADCTVCTFGGLMEYDKEKGFSQIKSEPNFHLVIANSNIEHSTEVVVSNVKQFKEKNEEKFSIMCQKELELVNRVSIMLKNNDLQGLGKCMKDNQEFLEMIGISNEKLRKMIKIAENSSFGAKITGAGGGGCIIALSDESNLEKIISELKMKDYECFSVKIDFKGLDTF, encoded by the coding sequence TTGATTTCTAAAGCTTCTGCACCTGGAAAGGTCATTCTTTTTGGAGAACATTTTGTTGTGTATGGAATAAAAGCAATTCTTTGTGCTATTGATAAAAGAGTTATAGTCACTGCTGAAAGAATTCCTGAAAACAAAATTATAATTAAATCAAACATCGGAGAATTAGAAGTTTCACCCAATAAATCAATGAATGAAATAAGTTCGCCATTAAAACCATTTGTATATTTAGCAAATAAAATGATTAAAAAACACAATCAATCAGAGGGAATTAAGATTTATGTAAAATCAGAAATTCCGACGGGAGTAGGATTAGGATCATCATCTGCATGTTGCGTAGCAGGTGCAGCTGCAATATCCAAATTATTTGAGAAAACCAATAAAGATAAAATTTTAGAGTTAGCCATAGAAGCAGAAAGAACAATTTTTCAAAATACATCAGGAGCAGATTGCACAGTTTGTACGTTTGGTGGACTGATGGAGTACGATAAGGAAAAAGGATTCTCTCAAATTAAATCTGAACCAAACTTTCACCTCGTTATTGCAAATTCTAACATTGAGCATTCAACAGAGGTGGTTGTGTCAAATGTTAAACAATTCAAAGAAAAAAATGAAGAAAAATTTTCCATTATGTGCCAAAAAGAATTAGAGTTAGTAAATCGTGTTAGCATCATGTTAAAAAACAATGATTTACAGGGATTGGGTAAATGTATGAAGGACAATCAAGAATTTTTAGAAATGATAGGCATCTCTAATGAAAAATTACGAAAAATGATAAAAATAGCAGAAAATTCGTCATTTGGGGCAAAAATTACGGGTGCAGGTGGAGGTGGATGTATTATTGCTTTATCTGATGAATCAAATTTAGAAAAAATTATTTCAGAATTAAAGATGAAAGACTATGAATGCTTTTCTGTAAAAATTGATTTTAAAGGATTGGATACTTTTTAA
- a CDS encoding UPF0147 family protein, which translates to MADEKQNKESMKEAIETLNQIATSHSTPKTIKKSITDLIVELNNEEYSLSVRANNTISLLDDVTQDPNMPSYVRTQLWQAVSKLESIRE; encoded by the coding sequence ATGGCTGATGAAAAACAAAACAAAGAATCAATGAAAGAAGCAATTGAAACATTAAATCAAATTGCTACAAGTCATTCAACGCCAAAGACAATAAAAAAATCAATTACAGATTTGATAGTGGAGTTAAATAATGAAGAATATTCATTGTCAGTAAGAGCAAACAATACAATAAGTTTACTTGATGATGTTACACAAGATCCAAACATGCCCTCATATGTAAGAACACAGTTATGGCAAGCAGTTTCAAAACTTGAGAGCATAAGAGAATAA
- a CDS encoding helix-turn-helix transcriptional regulator → MADLIDKTANYVLDLASPQRLNILFKLLSKDSTPTEIAKELESTKQEVHRNFIRLEESGLIEKKNNGKYSTTTFGETVCTQVPTIVFFSQNRKYFEEHTFIDIPYKFKIRCGQLAVSQHVKGISKVLEQWKTIYKNSREYIYEILSEAPLDLIEPLVKQIKKGIKFQYIFSESTVVPKGRKDLLKKLGFSNLIEKGLIERKMAKNVQTVIVLNEKEACVLFPKNDGESDLTEMFYSDDPMFHEWCLDYFRFCWYGSDEFIESKLKE, encoded by the coding sequence ATGGCTGATCTCATTGATAAAACTGCAAACTATGTTTTAGATCTTGCTAGCCCTCAAAGGCTTAATATTTTATTTAAATTATTAAGTAAAGATTCTACTCCTACTGAAATTGCAAAGGAATTAGAATCAACCAAGCAAGAAGTTCATAGAAATTTTATTAGATTAGAGGAAAGTGGTCTTATTGAGAAAAAAAATAACGGAAAATATAGTACTACTACATTTGGAGAAACAGTTTGCACACAAGTTCCAACAATAGTATTCTTTTCCCAAAATAGAAAATATTTTGAAGAACATACATTTATTGACATTCCTTACAAATTTAAAATTCGATGTGGACAGCTTGCAGTAAGTCAACATGTTAAAGGTATATCAAAAGTTTTGGAACAATGGAAGACAATTTATAAAAATTCTAGGGAGTACATATATGAAATATTATCTGAAGCTCCTTTGGATCTTATTGAGCCTCTAGTTAAACAAATTAAAAAAGGAATTAAATTTCAGTATATCTTCTCTGAATCCACAGTAGTTCCTAAAGGAAGAAAGGATTTATTGAAAAAATTAGGATTTAGCAATCTTATTGAAAAAGGATTGATAGAAAGAAAAATGGCAAAAAATGTTCAGACTGTAATAGTTCTAAATGAAAAAGAGGCATGTGTTTTATTTCCTAAAAATGACGGTGAATCAGATCTTACTGAAATGTTTTATAGTGATGATCCTATGTTTCATGAATGGTGTCTTGATTATTTCCGATTTTGTTGGTATGGTTCAGATGAATTCATTGAGAGTAAGTTAAAAGAATGA
- a CDS encoding class I SAM-dependent methyltransferase, whose protein sequence is MKIEEYLKSLPESIVSGEEVQLPEKTFRDIFNFLKLEKNDIFYHLGCGDGTGISIALKEYQVRKAVGVDNNPDKIKLAKDSLDKNKIQGKLICDDIQNVDISDATAILFWFTNEDIINNMMNKFKDLKSGTRIITIWGPLPDCLPEKVKFPYIINLVPFKKADSLQEQILAVFGVKCVDFVTAWEFAERYTKAISIPEIKNDRFLTIIQTLIIWINAKNLGVSCGEQVPESIKTYIDIMKIHFNIDFEHLLK, encoded by the coding sequence TTGAAAATAGAAGAATATCTCAAATCATTACCAGAAAGCATAGTTAGTGGAGAAGAAGTTCAATTACCAGAGAAAACATTTAGAGACATTTTTAATTTTTTAAAATTAGAAAAAAATGATATTTTTTATCATCTTGGATGTGGAGATGGAACTGGAATCTCCATAGCATTGAAAGAATATCAGGTGAGAAAAGCTGTAGGTGTTGATAACAATCCAGATAAAATTAAACTAGCAAAAGATAGTCTAGATAAAAATAAGATACAAGGTAAATTAATTTGTGATGACATACAAAATGTGGACATTTCTGATGCTACCGCAATTTTGTTTTGGTTTACAAATGAAGATATCATCAATAATATGATGAATAAATTTAAAGATCTAAAATCAGGCACAAGAATAATTACAATTTGGGGGCCACTACCTGATTGTCTTCCTGAGAAAGTAAAATTTCCATACATAATTAATTTAGTTCCTTTTAAAAAAGCAGATAGTTTACAAGAACAAATATTGGCAGTTTTTGGAGTTAAATGTGTAGATTTTGTAACAGCGTGGGAATTTGCTGAGAGATATACAAAGGCTATTAGTATTCCAGAAATTAAAAATGATAGATTTTTGACAATTATTCAAACTCTAATAATTTGGATTAACGCAAAGAATTTAGGAGTGTCATGCGGGGAGCAAGTCCCGGAATCCATTAAAACTTACATAGATATAATGAAAATCCATTTCAATATTGATTTTGAACATCTGTTAAAATAA
- a CDS encoding fumarylacetoacetate hydrolase family protein yields MKIARLVHENNETYGFVKGDKVATKDEITYQTGVPIPQSIKDFLFDGWFDEIKNKIDTLSYEESLSNFKLLSPIPNPNKIICLAFNYIDHAKEQNLSPPDEPAIVLKPRTALNGTGSDIVCPDFVTQLDYEVELALIIGKNCKNINEKQAVDAIFGYMILNDVSARDIQFKDKQFTRGKSFDTFAPSGPWITTADEIKDPQNLKLTTKINGELRQNSSTNNMFIKIPEIVSRLSKVMTLEKGDIISTGTPAGVMLNKPNAVFLKNGDKVEMEIENLGILKNTIRFVNES; encoded by the coding sequence ATGAAAATAGCAAGATTAGTTCATGAAAATAATGAGACATATGGTTTTGTAAAAGGAGATAAAGTTGCAACAAAGGATGAAATTACTTATCAAACAGGAGTTCCAATTCCTCAAAGTATCAAAGATTTTCTTTTTGATGGATGGTTTGATGAGATTAAAAATAAAATTGATACTTTATCATACGAAGAAAGCCTATCAAATTTTAAATTATTAAGTCCAATTCCAAATCCAAACAAAATCATATGTTTGGCTTTTAATTATATAGATCATGCAAAAGAACAGAATTTATCACCACCAGATGAACCTGCAATAGTTCTAAAACCTAGAACTGCTTTAAACGGTACAGGTTCTGACATAGTTTGCCCAGACTTTGTTACACAGTTGGATTACGAAGTTGAATTAGCTTTGATTATAGGTAAAAATTGTAAAAATATAAATGAAAAGCAAGCTGTAGATGCAATATTTGGATATATGATACTAAACGATGTATCTGCACGCGATATTCAGTTTAAAGACAAGCAATTCACTAGAGGAAAAAGTTTTGATACATTTGCACCATCTGGACCATGGATAACAACAGCAGATGAAATCAAAGATCCACAGAACTTAAAATTGACAACCAAAATTAATGGAGAATTACGACAGAATTCATCTACAAATAATATGTTCATAAAAATACCAGAAATAGTTTCTAGATTAAGTAAGGTAATGACTCTAGAAAAAGGAGACATTATTTCAACTGGAACTCCAGCAGGGGTAATGCTTAACAAACCAAATGCAGTATTTCTTAAAAATGGAGATAAAGTAGAGATGGAAATTGAGAATTTGGGTATTTTAAAAAATACAATCAGATTTGTAAATGAGAGTTAG
- a CDS encoding isopentenyl phosphate kinase, which yields MILIKLGGSIITNKEKPLSPRKKVVENIAKNLKKINEPIIIVHGGGSFGHYWSVKYDMHTKPKKYDMHGVAVVKNSMIDLNKIILNAFVKNKMNPYSLPPTDFMSKNIPVIKKVKEITEIAKSGLIPITYGDALWHGNKKTYILSGDKIMTHLAKILKPRLVIFALNEDGLYSDLKTKKLIYELKGENPKISENKMDVTGGMTRKVDEASNIAKMGMNVFFVNGNKPERIVKAVKNNKYEGTLFRGKKNV from the coding sequence ATGATTCTCATAAAATTAGGAGGTTCTATTATCACAAATAAAGAAAAACCACTCAGTCCCAGAAAAAAAGTTGTTGAAAACATTGCTAAAAATTTGAAGAAAATTAATGAACCAATAATTATTGTTCATGGAGGAGGATCATTTGGGCATTATTGGTCTGTAAAATATGACATGCATACTAAACCAAAAAAATATGATATGCATGGAGTTGCTGTAGTTAAAAATTCAATGATTGATCTTAACAAAATCATATTAAATGCATTTGTAAAAAATAAGATGAATCCATACTCTCTTCCTCCAACAGATTTCATGTCAAAGAACATCCCAGTGATAAAAAAAGTAAAAGAAATAACTGAAATTGCAAAATCGGGATTAATACCAATCACGTATGGAGATGCACTTTGGCATGGAAATAAGAAAACATACATTTTATCAGGAGATAAAATAATGACTCACTTAGCAAAAATTTTAAAACCAAGATTAGTAATTTTTGCTTTAAATGAAGATGGGTTATACTCAGATCTAAAAACTAAAAAATTAATTTATGAGTTAAAAGGAGAAAATCCTAAAATTTCTGAAAACAAAATGGATGTGACAGGGGGAATGACTAGAAAGGTAGATGAAGCATCTAACATTGCAAAAATGGGAATGAATGTTTTTTTTGTAAACGGTAACAAACCAGAAAGAATAGTGAAAGCGGTTAAAAACAACAAGTATGAAGGAACATTGTTCAGAGGTAAAAAAAATGTCTGA
- the gltX gene encoding glutamate--tRNA ligase produces MDEETRKEIRKISLQNAFEHEGKTQDKIVLAKILGTKPEFRTRVKEISEEIKTIVSEINQLSFEEQKKIIEESFPDILIPKEKTEEREGLPLLKNAEHGKVVTRFPPEPNGYPHIGHAKAAIINAEYAKMYGGKFILRMDDTNPEAERMEYHAAIKVGLDWLGIKFDVIKNTSDDMEIFYEKGIELINSGKAYVCTCKREDISENRRERIACKCSRGDIKQSNKGWEKMFGKFKPGDAIVRFRGDMKADNAVMRDPVLFRIIEEKHYTLGNKYRVWPSYDFAVAIEDSIDGVTHAFRSKEFELRKELIDAILDALNMRKPYQDFFSRLEFKGMPISKRILKPLIEEGKVSWYDDPRLPTLESLRRRGIKPEAIKKFILSLGLTKANTLAPFDALESFNRKFVDADSIRLFMVSRPKKLTIKKIPFSFVEISNHPIKDMGKRKINIDENFYISGEDAENMKGTQIRLLGLGNIKISKNNGELVGEFTEGESNSEIQKIQWIPQKNAHMIKILIPKQLFIDEKFNEDSLEELEVYTEPHYLELKDGEEIQFVRFGYCRKDSQNQAIFTHK; encoded by the coding sequence TTGGACGAAGAGACAAGAAAAGAGATTCGAAAAATATCTTTACAAAATGCATTTGAACATGAAGGAAAAACTCAGGATAAAATTGTATTAGCAAAGATCCTAGGAACAAAACCAGAGTTTAGAACAAGAGTAAAAGAAATATCTGAAGAGATTAAGACAATTGTTTCTGAAATTAATCAATTATCATTTGAAGAGCAAAAAAAAATAATTGAAGAAAGTTTCCCAGATATTTTAATCCCAAAGGAGAAAACTGAAGAAAGAGAAGGACTTCCTCTACTAAAAAATGCGGAACATGGAAAAGTAGTTACTCGATTTCCACCAGAACCTAATGGATATCCACACATAGGACATGCTAAAGCAGCTATCATTAATGCAGAATATGCAAAAATGTATGGCGGAAAATTCATTTTAAGAATGGATGATACTAATCCAGAAGCTGAAAGAATGGAATATCATGCTGCAATTAAAGTTGGATTAGACTGGTTAGGAATAAAATTTGATGTGATAAAAAATACTTCAGATGATATGGAGATATTTTATGAAAAAGGTATAGAATTAATTAATTCTGGAAAAGCTTACGTTTGCACTTGTAAAAGAGAGGATATTAGTGAAAATAGACGGGAACGTATAGCTTGTAAATGTAGTAGAGGAGACATTAAACAAAGCAATAAAGGATGGGAGAAAATGTTTGGCAAATTTAAGCCTGGAGATGCAATTGTAAGATTTCGAGGAGATATGAAAGCAGATAATGCAGTAATGAGAGATCCTGTATTGTTTAGAATAATAGAAGAAAAGCATTACACACTTGGAAACAAATATCGAGTTTGGCCAAGTTATGATTTTGCTGTTGCAATAGAGGATAGTATTGATGGTGTAACTCATGCATTTCGTTCAAAGGAATTTGAATTAAGAAAAGAGCTAATAGATGCTATTTTAGATGCACTAAATATGCGAAAACCATATCAGGACTTCTTTTCTAGGCTTGAATTCAAAGGAATGCCAATATCAAAAAGAATTCTCAAACCATTGATTGAAGAAGGTAAAGTATCATGGTATGATGATCCAAGATTACCTACTTTAGAATCACTTAGAAGAAGGGGAATTAAACCAGAAGCAATAAAAAAATTCATCTTATCATTAGGATTAACTAAAGCAAATACATTAGCACCGTTTGATGCTCTTGAATCATTTAACAGAAAATTTGTTGACGCCGACAGTATTAGATTATTCATGGTAAGCAGACCAAAAAAACTTACAATTAAAAAAATCCCATTTTCTTTTGTAGAAATTTCAAATCATCCAATAAAAGATATGGGTAAAAGAAAAATCAACATTGATGAGAATTTCTACATTTCGGGAGAAGATGCTGAAAATATGAAAGGCACTCAAATCAGATTATTAGGATTAGGCAACATCAAGATATCAAAAAACAATGGAGAGTTAGTAGGAGAATTTACAGAAGGTGAATCTAATTCAGAGATACAAAAAATACAATGGATTCCACAGAAAAATGCCCATATGATCAAAATTCTTATTCCAAAACAATTGTTTATTGATGAAAAATTTAATGAAGATAGTTTAGAAGAATTAGAGGTTTATACAGAACCCCATTATTTAGAATTAAAAGATGGTGAAGAAATACAATTTGTTAGATTTGGATATTGTAGAAAAGATTCACAAAATCAGGCGATTTTTACACACAAGTAA
- a CDS encoding polyprenyl synthetase family protein: MKKTNSIEKNAKIVNRYLNSKIKGDPKMLYDAASHLIIHGGKRLRPHMVMKSCQILGGSTTIAIPAASAVEMIHNFTLVHDDIMDNDEMRHGVPTVHKKFGMPIAILAGDVLFSKAYQIISDAKLSNDAIVQLVSRLAKACVDVCEGQLLDVKMAEEKRIPTQNEYIAMIGKKTAALFDVSCSMGAICATGNQKDISNLSNFGKNLGIAFQITDDLIGVMGDSKITKKPVGNDLREGKKSLPILMAIKLAKGEDRKMILKAFGNPKASKNELEKAVDVIRSLGIEKEVRRQALHYAEMAKKSLSNYSGTAKTELIDLLDFVVKRSV, from the coding sequence ATGAAAAAAACAAACTCGATTGAAAAAAATGCAAAAATTGTCAATAGATATCTAAATTCTAAGATAAAAGGAGATCCTAAAATGCTATATGATGCAGCATCACATCTCATCATCCACGGAGGAAAAAGACTCAGACCTCACATGGTAATGAAGAGTTGTCAAATATTAGGAGGCAGTACAACAATTGCAATACCTGCTGCTAGTGCAGTAGAAATGATACATAACTTTACTTTAGTTCATGATGACATTATGGATAATGATGAAATGCGTCACGGAGTGCCTACAGTGCATAAAAAATTTGGAATGCCAATTGCAATACTAGCTGGAGATGTATTATTTTCAAAAGCATATCAAATTATTTCAGATGCAAAATTATCCAACGATGCAATAGTTCAATTAGTTTCCAGATTGGCAAAGGCATGTGTAGATGTATGCGAAGGGCAGTTATTAGATGTAAAAATGGCTGAAGAAAAAAGGATCCCTACACAAAACGAGTATATCGCAATGATTGGTAAAAAAACTGCTGCATTATTTGATGTGTCTTGTTCGATGGGTGCAATTTGTGCAACAGGTAATCAAAAAGATATTTCAAATTTATCAAATTTTGGTAAGAATTTAGGAATTGCTTTTCAAATTACAGATGATCTTATTGGTGTAATGGGAGATTCAAAGATTACAAAAAAACCGGTCGGTAATGATCTTAGAGAAGGTAAAAAATCACTTCCAATCCTCATGGCAATAAAACTAGCAAAAGGCGAAGATAGAAAAATGATTCTAAAAGCATTTGGAAATCCAAAAGCAAGTAAAAATGAGCTAGAAAAAGCTGTAGATGTTATTCGATCACTTGGAATAGAGAAAGAGGTAAGAAGGCAGGCTTTACATTATGCAGAAATGGCAAAAAAATCGCTTTCAAATTATTCAGGTACTGCTAAAACAGAATTAATAGATCTTTTAGATTTTGTAGTAAAAAGAAGCGTGTAG
- a CDS encoding Rieske (2Fe-2S) protein yields the protein MGKIIAGKTADVPPGKMIKVSIDGKEIMVANVDGTYCAMDDSCTHSGSSLSEGKLDGCNVICGWHGAQFDCKTGKLVKFPAKIRDVASYNVSVESDNIFLEM from the coding sequence ATGGGTAAAATTATAGCCGGAAAAACAGCTGATGTTCCTCCTGGAAAAATGATTAAAGTTTCAATTGACGGTAAAGAGATAATGGTTGCAAATGTTGATGGTACTTATTGTGCCATGGATGATTCATGTACTCATTCAGGTTCAAGTCTCTCAGAGGGAAAATTAGATGGATGTAATGTAATTTGTGGGTGGCATGGAGCCCAATTTGATTGCAAAACTGGTAAATTAGTGAAATTCCCAGCTAAAATTAGAGATGTAGCATCATATAACGTATCAGTAGAGTCAGATAACATATTTCTAGAGATGTGA
- the idi gene encoding isopentenyl-diphosphate Delta-isomerase, translating to MSDEYVILVDENDNPIGSEEKVKCHLPNGKLHRAFTALLFDKNGRLVLTRRAKEKMLWPEDWDGTVASHPREGETYISSAERRMPEEVGISCKMDYLMKFEYHVPYKNIGSENEICGTLIGIVDESTKFKMIEGEIDEIKWISASELLSEIKNNPKIYCPWMLIALIFLDRSENKMLEKYKDILSSWINSDLQTELKKAIQNHLPDDKWRLII from the coding sequence ATGTCTGATGAATATGTAATTTTGGTTGATGAAAACGATAATCCTATAGGTTCTGAAGAAAAGGTAAAATGCCATTTACCAAATGGAAAACTTCATAGAGCATTTACAGCCTTGCTATTTGATAAAAATGGAAGATTAGTTCTAACAAGAAGAGCAAAAGAAAAAATGCTATGGCCAGAAGATTGGGATGGAACAGTAGCTAGTCATCCAAGAGAAGGTGAGACATACATATCGTCAGCTGAGCGAAGAATGCCGGAAGAAGTTGGCATTTCTTGTAAAATGGATTATTTAATGAAGTTTGAATATCATGTACCTTACAAAAATATTGGTTCTGAGAACGAAATTTGTGGGACTCTAATTGGGATTGTTGATGAATCAACTAAATTTAAAATGATAGAAGGAGAAATAGATGAAATAAAATGGATTTCAGCATCTGAACTTCTTTCTGAAATTAAAAACAATCCAAAAATTTATTGTCCATGGATGTTAATTGCATTGATATTTCTAGACAGGTCTGAAAATAAAATGTTAGAAAAATATAAAGATATTTTATCATCTTGGATTAATTCAGATTTGCAAACAGAATTGAAAAAAGCAATACAAAATCATCTTCCAGATGATAAATGGAGATTGATAATATGA
- a CDS encoding GNAT family N-acetyltransferase translates to MCTIRNAVDSDKSVILNFCHNTFSWGDYIQDVWNSWLSEGNLFIVDKEHPIGITHAFFSKNQVWIEGIRINPDFRRQGLAKKLVQHIELIAKEKQIPFSFMLIDIENYASLSMAKNLGYGIFQTWNFYSLIPQINNSHEIQFGNNFDQSKIPHYIKSWRWLPLDKKIILYFYKQNKIIFSDKSGPISIAVLTDSEHFDKILIVTLISGSLSNTLDLISYIQNYGAENKYQKIQILTRAKLSKINTLEHKITFNLMKKSVG, encoded by the coding sequence ATGTGTACGATAAGAAATGCAGTTGATTCAGATAAATCTGTAATACTGAACTTTTGTCATAATACTTTTTCATGGGGTGATTATATTCAAGATGTCTGGAATTCTTGGTTGTCTGAAGGTAATTTATTCATTGTAGATAAAGAACATCCAATTGGTATAACTCATGCATTTTTCTCTAAAAATCAAGTATGGATTGAAGGTATTAGAATTAATCCAGATTTTCGTAGACAAGGTTTAGCTAAAAAATTAGTTCAACATATAGAATTAATTGCCAAAGAAAAACAAATTCCATTCTCTTTTATGTTGATCGATATTGAAAATTATGCATCTCTTTCAATGGCAAAAAATCTTGGTTATGGTATATTTCAAACCTGGAATTTTTATTCACTTATTCCTCAGATTAATAATAGTCATGAAATTCAATTTGGCAATAATTTTGATCAATCAAAAATTCCTCATTATATAAAATCTTGGAGATGGTTACCTTTAGATAAAAAAATCATACTGTATTTTTACAAACAAAATAAAATAATTTTTTCAGATAAATCTGGTCCAATTTCTATTGCAGTTCTAACTGATTCTGAGCATTTTGATAAAATTTTGATTGTAACTTTAATTTCTGGATCACTATCAAATACATTAGACCTAATTTCATACATACAAAACTATGGAGCAGAAAACAAATATCAAAAAATACAAATTTTAACTAGAGCTAAATTATCTAAAATAAATACATTAGAACACAAAATTACATTTAATCTAATGAAAAAATCTGTGGGCTAA